The bacterium genome window below encodes:
- a CDS encoding NADH:ubiquinone oxidoreductase yields MEKPKIAVYGLTCCAGCQLNILNCEDEILELAKAVDIKSFIMAQTGNSDCEVDIAFVEGAVASERNLKQIKGIRERAGILVALGTGACWGCVQAMANDVPRRELIVEVYGNTVLDHPFFECFEPKPLRDFVKVDFEIVGCPIERNQFLQAVASFLHGDQPLLPTYAVCTDCKFRENECLLIERGEMCLGPVTKAGCGARCPSNNLPCEGCRGPVYEANFASEVDVLLDKGFSIEDIKQAMGHFGGPPSDEALHARKYKGTELP; encoded by the coding sequence ATGGAAAAGCCGAAAATCGCCGTCTACGGCCTCACCTGCTGCGCCGGCTGCCAGCTCAACATCCTCAACTGCGAGGACGAGATTCTGGAGCTGGCCAAAGCGGTGGACATAAAGAGCTTCATCATGGCCCAGACCGGCAACTCCGACTGCGAGGTGGACATCGCCTTCGTCGAGGGGGCGGTGGCCAGCGAGCGGAACCTGAAGCAAATCAAGGGCATCCGCGAGCGCGCCGGGATTCTGGTCGCCCTCGGCACCGGCGCGTGCTGGGGCTGCGTCCAGGCCATGGCCAACGACGTGCCGCGCAGGGAGTTGATCGTCGAGGTCTACGGCAATACGGTCCTGGACCACCCCTTCTTCGAGTGCTTCGAGCCGAAGCCCCTGCGGGATTTCGTGAAGGTTGACTTCGAGATTGTGGGCTGCCCCATCGAGCGGAACCAGTTCCTCCAGGCGGTGGCGTCGTTCCTGCACGGGGACCAGCCGCTTCTGCCCACCTACGCCGTGTGCACCGACTGCAAGTTCCGGGAGAACGAGTGCCTTTTGATCGAGCGGGGGGAGATGTGCCTGGGCCCGGTGACCAAGGCCGGCTGCGGGGCGCGCTGCCCCTCCAACAACCTCCCATGCGAGGGTTGCCGGGGCCCGGTCTACGAGGCCAACTTCGCCTCCGAGGTGGACGTTCTCCTGGACAAGGGCTTTTCGATCGAGGATATAAAACAGGCCATGGGGCACTTCGGCGGACCACCCTCCGACGAGGCCCTGCACGCCAGGAAATACAAGGGCACCGAGCTGCCGTAA
- a CDS encoding Ni/Fe hydrogenase subunit alpha: MSRTITVKHLCRVEGHGGVTVEIEDGAVKGVRMDIYEGMRFFESFLKRVPWADIPEVACRICAICSGVHNVVASQAIEDAFGVRVTEQVRLLRRLFVHGGNIESHALHIFMLALPDLVRPRYNSVIELAEDLPDAARIGLDIKKCGNEIQDLIGGREIHPCNTKLGGFGRIPEKDAVKYLRDRLEATLENARALVPLVGGLELPGYLTTPGTFIGLKPYGNTYGYMGDHIAASDGTVTDVHEYKRVTNEYVVPHSHAKFSAYNGKPYTVGALARVNLFGNLLHGGAKTVAKRLGFTTPTHNIFHNTTAQFIELVDSIEDSILTINTLLANYAPVEPTPEIRPRAGWGAAGIEAPRGTLYHSYAFDTDGRCTDVDIITPTCQNLAAMERDIRAMVEANPTFSDEEIHFHAEMIVRAYDPCISCSVHLLNLSA, encoded by the coding sequence ATGAGCCGGACCATCACCGTGAAGCACCTCTGCCGCGTCGAGGGACACGGCGGCGTCACCGTGGAAATCGAGGACGGCGCCGTCAAGGGTGTGCGCATGGACATCTACGAGGGGATGCGCTTCTTCGAGAGCTTTTTGAAGCGCGTACCCTGGGCCGACATCCCCGAGGTGGCCTGCCGCATCTGCGCCATCTGCTCCGGCGTGCACAACGTGGTGGCCTCGCAGGCCATCGAGGACGCCTTCGGGGTGAGGGTCACCGAGCAGGTTCGTCTCCTGCGGCGGCTCTTCGTCCACGGCGGCAACATCGAGTCCCACGCCCTGCATATATTTATGCTGGCCCTGCCGGACCTCGTGCGGCCGCGCTACAACTCCGTCATCGAGCTGGCCGAGGACCTGCCCGACGCGGCGCGCATCGGCCTGGACATCAAGAAGTGCGGCAACGAGATACAGGACCTGATAGGCGGACGCGAGATTCACCCCTGCAACACCAAGCTCGGCGGCTTCGGCCGCATCCCTGAAAAAGACGCCGTCAAGTACCTGCGCGACCGGCTCGAGGCCACCCTGGAGAACGCCAGGGCCCTCGTGCCGCTCGTCGGCGGGTTGGAGCTCCCCGGCTACCTCACCACCCCCGGCACGTTCATCGGGCTGAAACCCTACGGCAACACCTACGGCTACATGGGGGACCACATCGCCGCAAGCGACGGGACGGTCACCGACGTCCACGAGTACAAGCGGGTGACCAACGAATACGTCGTGCCGCACAGCCACGCGAAGTTCTCCGCGTACAACGGGAAGCCGTACACCGTGGGGGCGCTGGCCCGGGTCAACCTCTTCGGCAACCTGCTGCACGGCGGGGCGAAGACGGTCGCCAAGCGCCTGGGATTCACCACGCCGACGCACAACATCTTCCACAACACCACGGCCCAGTTCATCGAGCTGGTGGACTCCATCGAGGACTCCATCCTGACCATCAACACGCTTCTGGCGAATTACGCGCCGGTGGAGCCGACGCCGGAGATCAGGCCCCGGGCCGGTTGGGGCGCGGCGGGCATCGAGGCCCCCCGCGGCACCCTCTACCACTCCTACGCCTTCGACACCGACGGACGCTGCACCGACGTGGACATCATCACCCCCACCTGCCAGAACCTGGCCGCCATGGAGCGGGACATCCGGGCCATGGTCGAGGCCAACCCGACTTTCTCCGACGAGGAGATTCATTTCCACGCGGAGATGATAGTCCGGGCGTACGACCCCTGCATCTCCTGCTCGGTGCACCTTCTCAATTTGAGCGCCTGA